Proteins from a genomic interval of Kitasatospora kifunensis:
- a CDS encoding ABC transporter ATP-binding protein — MTLLQVRDLAVEFATAEGPVQAVKGVDFDVERGQTLGIVGESGSGKSVTSLALMGLHRGAAVTGSVDFDGTELIGAPAETVRRLRGRRMAMVFQDALTALHPYFTIGDQIAEAHREHHGSSRKAAWARAVEVLGDVGIPEPARRAGEYPHQFSGGMRQRAMIALALSCEPELIIADEPTTALDVTVQAQVLDLLMKLKEERGLGIIMITHDLGVIARVADEVLVMYGGTVVEQAGADAVFAAPRHPYTRGLLDSLPRLDSGGAGAEDTELRAIPGTPPSLLAPPPGCAFHPRCSVYAADPRPACVNARPPLRQVAPDGHRSACIHSEVTA; from the coding sequence GTGACGCTGCTTCAGGTCCGCGACCTCGCGGTCGAGTTCGCCACCGCCGAGGGACCGGTTCAGGCCGTCAAGGGCGTCGACTTCGACGTCGAACGCGGCCAAACCCTCGGAATCGTCGGCGAGTCCGGCTCCGGCAAGTCGGTCACCTCGCTGGCCCTGATGGGTCTGCACCGCGGCGCCGCAGTCACCGGCTCGGTCGACTTCGACGGCACCGAGCTGATCGGCGCGCCCGCCGAGACGGTCCGCCGGCTGCGCGGGCGGCGGATGGCGATGGTCTTCCAGGACGCGCTCACTGCGCTGCACCCGTACTTCACCATCGGCGACCAGATCGCCGAGGCGCACCGCGAGCACCACGGCTCCAGCCGCAAGGCCGCCTGGGCGCGGGCGGTGGAGGTGCTCGGCGACGTCGGCATCCCCGAACCGGCCCGCCGGGCGGGGGAGTACCCGCACCAGTTCTCCGGCGGCATGCGCCAGCGCGCGATGATCGCGCTCGCGCTCTCCTGCGAGCCCGAGCTGATCATCGCCGACGAGCCGACCACCGCGCTGGACGTCACCGTGCAGGCCCAGGTGCTCGACCTGCTGATGAAGCTCAAGGAGGAGCGGGGTCTGGGGATCATCATGATCACCCACGACCTCGGGGTGATCGCCCGGGTGGCCGACGAGGTGTTGGTGATGTACGGCGGCACGGTGGTCGAACAGGCGGGCGCCGACGCCGTGTTCGCCGCGCCCCGGCACCCCTACACCCGGGGCCTGCTGGACTCGCTGCCGCGGCTGGACTCCGGCGGCGCGGGCGCCGAGGACACGGAGTTGCGGGCGATCCCCGGCACCCCGCCCTCGCTGCTCGCGCCGCCACCGGGCTGCGCGTTCCATCCGCGCTGCTCCGTCTACGCGGCCGACCCGCGGCCGGCCTGCGTGAACGCCCGCCCGCCGCTGCGACAGGTGGCGCCCGACGGGCACCGCAGCGCCTGTATCCACTCGGAGGTGACGGCATGA
- a CDS encoding aminotransferase class V-fold PLP-dependent enzyme yields MRSHPAAAPEPIRGAVELFALDPDLAHLNHGSYGAVPIEVQHEQARLRAVQEADPDGFLRAAPEWLAQARTTVARWLGADEQGLALLGNVTEAVAVVLDSIPFQAGEEILVLDHGYGVVNLAAERRAAECGARLRTVALPLSGVEPAEAVLAAVGPRTRLAVLDRVTSPTAREIATPALLRALAERGVLTAVDAAHGPGMLEAELDVGRPDFWFGNLHKWAFAPRPTAVLVVRPEWRERIRPLTYSWEHGRGYPANVEWRGTADYTGWLAAPSGLALLDRLGLARVREHNARLAAYGQRVLGEVAGLSALPASPGVAMRALRLPPGVAETEEQVPVLMEAIHERLGARVAVRPWAGGGVLRISAQVYNRAEEYQALAVGLAELLRPPAPPRSA; encoded by the coding sequence GTGAGATCCCACCCGGCGGCCGCACCCGAGCCGATCCGCGGGGCCGTCGAGCTCTTCGCGCTCGATCCCGACCTCGCCCACCTCAACCACGGCTCCTACGGTGCCGTCCCGATCGAGGTCCAGCACGAGCAGGCCCGGCTGCGGGCCGTGCAGGAGGCCGACCCGGACGGATTCCTGCGGGCGGCGCCCGAGTGGCTGGCCCAGGCCCGCACCACCGTCGCCCGCTGGCTCGGCGCCGACGAGCAGGGCCTGGCGCTGCTCGGCAACGTCACGGAGGCCGTCGCCGTGGTGCTGGACAGCATCCCGTTCCAGGCGGGCGAGGAGATCCTGGTGCTCGACCACGGCTACGGCGTGGTCAACCTGGCCGCCGAGCGCCGGGCCGCCGAGTGCGGCGCCCGGTTGCGCACCGTCGCGCTGCCGTTGTCCGGGGTCGAGCCGGCCGAGGCGGTGCTGGCCGCGGTCGGCCCGCGCACCCGGCTGGCCGTGCTCGACCGGGTCACCTCGCCCACCGCCCGTGAGATCGCCACCCCGGCGCTGCTGCGGGCGCTGGCCGAACGCGGCGTGCTGACCGCGGTGGACGCCGCGCACGGCCCCGGCATGCTGGAGGCCGAGCTGGACGTCGGCCGACCCGACTTCTGGTTCGGAAACCTGCACAAGTGGGCCTTCGCCCCGCGCCCCACCGCCGTGCTGGTGGTGCGCCCCGAGTGGCGCGAGCGGATCCGCCCGCTCACCTACTCCTGGGAGCACGGGCGCGGCTACCCGGCCAACGTCGAGTGGCGCGGCACCGCCGACTACACCGGGTGGCTGGCCGCGCCGAGCGGGCTCGCGCTGCTGGACCGGCTGGGCCTGGCACGCGTGCGCGAGCACAACGCGCGGCTGGCGGCCTACGGGCAGCGGGTGCTGGGCGAGGTGGCCGGGCTGTCGGCGCTGCCGGCCTCGCCCGGGGTGGCGATGCGCGCGCTGCGGCTGCCGCCCGGAGTCGCCGAGACCGAGGAACAGGTGCCGGTGCTGATGGAGGCCATCCACGAACGGCTCGGCGCGCGGGTCGCGGTGCGGCCGTGGGCGGGCGGCGGAGTGCTGCGGATCAGCGCGCAGGTCTACAACCGCGCCGAGGAGTACCAGGCGCTGGCCGTCGGCCTGGCCGAGTTGCTCAGACCTCCAGCGCCGCCTCGATCAGCTTGA
- a CDS encoding sphingomyelin phosphodiesterase: MTLRRTAAAFCSAAATITLLGGIVPQSATAAPAAAPAGSTLSVFAWNVDLGTAVVDWSQNEKASTRTPVIESIVRQHSADVVILDELFNNSSISDINSKLADLYPYRTPVVGGTCSGGGWTGTSGNCSSSPFVINGGTMILSKYPITAQYQHVFSNSTSGTWDYHADKGAALVQVDKGGVKSWVAGTHLQADESDTSTDTTQATRLAQLGEINSWVNGIVGSSAPVLFGGDLNVEYYHGQSRGDYANAQAAVGGVLGSPALDPSQSLTTMDCTVSAWCQYMSGIESFPVDYRDDLDYLGYLNAPGRPTPLALPTVRTDFDPQAGWTAGQLDTNSPSDHYPVEATFQLG; encoded by the coding sequence ATGACTCTGCGCCGCACCGCTGCCGCGTTCTGCTCGGCCGCCGCCACGATCACCCTGCTCGGCGGCATCGTGCCCCAGTCCGCCACGGCGGCCCCGGCCGCCGCGCCGGCCGGCAGCACGCTCTCCGTCTTCGCCTGGAACGTCGACCTCGGCACCGCCGTGGTCGACTGGAGCCAGAACGAGAAGGCCAGCACCCGCACCCCGGTGATCGAGTCGATCGTCCGCCAGCACAGCGCCGACGTGGTGATCCTGGACGAGCTGTTCAACAACTCCTCGATCAGCGACATCAACAGCAAGCTCGCCGACCTCTACCCCTACCGCACCCCGGTGGTCGGCGGCACCTGCTCCGGCGGCGGCTGGACCGGGACCAGCGGCAACTGCTCCAGCTCCCCGTTCGTGATCAACGGCGGGACGATGATCCTCTCGAAGTACCCGATCACCGCCCAGTACCAGCACGTCTTCTCGAACTCCACCTCCGGCACCTGGGACTACCACGCCGACAAGGGCGCGGCGCTGGTGCAGGTCGACAAGGGCGGCGTGAAGAGCTGGGTGGCCGGCACCCACCTGCAGGCCGACGAGTCGGACACCTCCACCGACACCACGCAGGCCACCCGGCTCGCCCAGCTCGGCGAGATCAACTCCTGGGTGAACGGGATCGTCGGTTCGAGCGCCCCGGTGCTCTTCGGCGGCGACCTGAACGTGGAGTACTACCACGGCCAGTCGCGCGGCGACTACGCCAACGCCCAGGCCGCGGTGGGCGGCGTGCTGGGCTCCCCGGCGCTGGACCCGAGCCAGAGCCTGACCACCATGGACTGCACCGTCTCGGCCTGGTGCCAGTACATGTCCGGCATCGAGAGCTTCCCGGTCGACTACCGCGACGACCTGGACTACCTCGGCTACCTGAACGCCCCGGGCCGCCCCACCCCGCTGGCCCTGCCCACGGTCAGGACCGACTTCGACCCGCAGGCCGGCTGGACCGCCGGGCAGTTGGACACCAACTCCCCCAGCGACCACTACCCGGTCGAGGCCACCTTCCAGCTCGGCTGA
- a CDS encoding 5'-3' exonuclease, which yields MLLDTASLYFRAYFGVPESVKSPDGVPVNAVRGLLDFIARLVQDHRPGQLVACMDADWRPQWRVDLIPTYKTHRLAAEGPGVGAGAEEVPDTLSPQVPIIEQVLDALGIARVGAPGYEADDVIGTLATRATGPVRIVTGDRDLFQLVDDARQVTVVYPVKGVGSAQIIDEAALREKYGVNGAQYADLAALRGDPSDGLPGVKGIGEKTAAQLIERFGDLAGIRAAAADPFSGLTPARRKNLLDGAAYLDVAPQVVRVATDVALPDFDAALPREPLDPMTLEELAARWGLGGALERVLAVLAG from the coding sequence ATGCTCCTCGACACCGCCAGCCTCTACTTCCGGGCGTACTTCGGCGTCCCGGAGTCCGTGAAGTCCCCCGACGGCGTGCCGGTGAACGCCGTCCGGGGCCTGCTGGACTTCATCGCCCGCCTGGTCCAGGACCACCGCCCGGGCCAGTTGGTCGCCTGCATGGACGCCGACTGGCGGCCGCAGTGGCGGGTGGACCTGATCCCGACCTACAAGACGCACCGGCTGGCCGCCGAGGGCCCCGGGGTCGGCGCGGGCGCCGAGGAGGTGCCCGACACCCTCTCGCCCCAGGTCCCGATCATCGAGCAGGTGCTGGACGCGCTCGGCATCGCCCGGGTCGGCGCCCCCGGTTACGAGGCGGACGACGTGATCGGCACCCTGGCCACCCGGGCCACCGGGCCGGTGCGGATCGTCACCGGTGACCGGGACCTCTTCCAGCTGGTCGACGACGCCCGACAGGTCACCGTGGTCTACCCGGTCAAGGGCGTCGGCTCGGCGCAGATCATCGACGAGGCGGCGCTGCGCGAGAAGTACGGCGTCAACGGCGCCCAGTACGCCGACCTGGCAGCGCTGCGCGGCGACCCGAGCGACGGCCTGCCGGGCGTCAAGGGCATCGGGGAGAAGACGGCGGCGCAGCTGATCGAGCGCTTCGGCGACCTGGCCGGGATCCGGGCGGCGGCGGCCGACCCGTTCTCGGGGCTGACCCCGGCCCGGCGCAAGAACCTGCTGGACGGCGCGGCCTACCTGGACGTGGCGCCGCAGGTGGTGCGGGTCGCCACCGACGTGGCGCTGCCGGACTTCGACGCCGCGTTGCCGCGTGAGCCGCTGGACCCGATGACGCTGGAGGAGTTGGCCGCCCGCTGGGGGCTGGGCGGCGCGCTGGAGCGGGTGCTGGCGGTGCTGGCGGGCTGA
- a CDS encoding DEAD/DEAH box helicase: MSSALSDDDALSPAEAYAAARRRSKEQDTALHGFQELYDFPLDVFQLEACQRLEAGDGVLVAAPTGSGKTIVGEFAVHLALQAGRKCFYTTPIKALSNQKYADLVKRYGAAKVGLLTGDNSVNGDAPVVVMTTEVLRNMLYANSRALDGLGYVVMDEVHYLADRFRGAVWEEVIIHLPESVTLVSLSATVSNAEEFGDWLDTVRGGVKVIVSEHRPVPLWQHVMAGNRMYDLFSDPDVDGRPKFSQKNPAKAVNPELVRLARSEADRNPRFAGRGRGRSMSNGRPGRVWTPGRVDVIDRLDAEGLLPAITFIFSRAGCEAAVQQVLTSGLRLNSDQERQQVRAIVEDRCAAIPDEDLHVLGYFEWLDALERGVAAHHAGMLPRFKEVVEELFLKGLVKAVFATETLALGINMPARSVVMEKLVKWNGEMHADITPGEYTQLTGRAGRRGIDIEGHAVVLWQRGLDPEALAGLAGTRTYPLRSSFKPSYNMAVNLVGQFGRHRSRELLETSFAQFQADRSVVGISKQVQRNEEGLTGYREAMTCHLGDFEQYMSLRRQLKDRENELAREGSSQRRAAAIEAVEALKPGDVIHVPTGKFAGLALVIDPGLPPVSRSPRTTRHPDYQDGPRPVVLTAERQVKRLAMIDFPYPVVAIDRVKIPKSFNPRSPQSRRDLASTLRTKAGHLEPERYRKGRAAAADDSELAQLRTELRQHPCHGCDDRENHARWAERYHRLHRDTEVLERKMRSRTHTIARTFDRVCALLTDLGYLVGDTVTPEGKRLGRLYGELDLLASECIREGVWKDLAAAELAACASALVYESRQADDAATPRLPEGNAKDALGRMVRIWGHLDALEEQHRINTSEGVGQREPDLGFAWAAYRWALGHNLDAVLRDADMPAGDFVRWTKQLIDVLGQIQDAAGEDAQLRTTARKAVDALRRGIIAYSSVG, from the coding sequence ATGAGCAGCGCCCTGTCCGACGACGATGCGCTGAGCCCCGCCGAGGCGTACGCGGCCGCCCGCCGCCGCAGCAAGGAGCAGGACACCGCCCTGCACGGCTTCCAGGAGCTGTACGACTTCCCGCTCGACGTCTTCCAGCTGGAGGCCTGCCAGCGGCTGGAGGCCGGTGACGGCGTCCTGGTCGCCGCGCCCACCGGCTCCGGCAAGACCATCGTCGGCGAGTTCGCCGTCCACCTGGCCCTGCAGGCGGGCCGCAAGTGCTTCTACACCACGCCGATCAAGGCCCTGTCCAACCAGAAGTACGCGGACCTGGTCAAGCGCTACGGCGCCGCCAAGGTCGGCCTGCTCACCGGCGACAACTCGGTCAACGGCGACGCGCCCGTGGTGGTGATGACCACCGAGGTGCTGCGCAACATGCTCTACGCGAACTCGCGCGCCCTGGACGGTCTCGGCTACGTGGTGATGGACGAGGTGCACTACCTCGCCGACCGCTTCCGCGGCGCGGTCTGGGAAGAGGTGATCATCCACCTGCCCGAGTCCGTCACCCTGGTCTCCCTCTCCGCCACCGTCTCCAACGCCGAGGAGTTCGGCGACTGGCTGGACACCGTGCGCGGCGGCGTCAAGGTGATCGTCTCCGAGCACCGCCCGGTGCCGCTGTGGCAGCACGTGATGGCCGGCAACCGGATGTACGACCTGTTCTCCGACCCGGACGTGGACGGCCGCCCCAAGTTCAGCCAGAAGAACCCCGCCAAGGCCGTCAACCCCGAGCTGGTGCGCCTGGCCCGCTCGGAGGCCGACCGCAACCCCCGCTTCGCCGGGCGCGGGCGCGGCCGCTCGATGTCGAACGGCCGTCCGGGGCGGGTCTGGACCCCTGGCCGGGTGGACGTGATCGACCGGCTGGACGCCGAGGGCCTGCTGCCCGCGATCACCTTCATCTTCAGCCGGGCCGGCTGCGAGGCCGCGGTCCAGCAGGTGCTCACCTCCGGGCTGCGGCTCAACAGCGACCAGGAGCGCCAGCAGGTGCGCGCCATCGTGGAGGACCGCTGCGCCGCGATCCCCGACGAGGACCTGCACGTGCTCGGCTACTTCGAGTGGCTGGACGCACTGGAGCGCGGCGTGGCCGCCCACCACGCCGGCATGCTGCCCCGGTTCAAGGAGGTGGTCGAGGAGCTCTTCCTGAAGGGCCTGGTCAAGGCCGTCTTCGCGACCGAGACGCTGGCGCTGGGCATCAACATGCCGGCCCGCTCGGTGGTGATGGAGAAGCTGGTCAAGTGGAACGGCGAGATGCATGCCGACATCACCCCCGGCGAGTACACCCAGCTCACCGGGCGGGCCGGGCGGCGCGGCATCGACATCGAGGGCCACGCGGTGGTGCTCTGGCAGCGCGGCCTGGACCCGGAGGCGCTGGCCGGCCTGGCCGGTACCCGCACCTACCCGCTGCGCTCCTCCTTCAAGCCCTCCTACAACATGGCCGTCAACCTGGTCGGCCAGTTCGGGCGGCACCGCTCGCGCGAACTGCTGGAGACCTCCTTCGCCCAGTTCCAGGCGGACCGCTCGGTGGTCGGCATCTCGAAGCAGGTGCAGCGCAACGAGGAGGGCCTTACGGGCTACCGCGAGGCGATGACCTGTCACCTCGGGGACTTCGAGCAGTACATGAGCCTGCGCCGGCAGCTGAAGGACCGGGAGAACGAGCTGGCCCGCGAGGGCAGCAGCCAGCGCCGGGCGGCTGCCATCGAGGCGGTCGAGGCGCTCAAGCCGGGCGATGTGATCCACGTGCCGACCGGCAAGTTCGCCGGGCTCGCCCTGGTCATCGACCCGGGCCTGCCGCCGGTCAGCCGCTCGCCGCGCACCACTCGCCACCCCGATTATCAGGACGGCCCGCGGCCGGTGGTGCTGACCGCCGAGCGGCAGGTCAAGCGGCTCGCGATGATCGACTTCCCGTACCCGGTGGTCGCCATCGACCGGGTGAAGATCCCCAAGTCGTTCAACCCGCGCAGTCCGCAGTCGCGCCGCGACCTGGCCTCCACGCTGCGCACCAAGGCCGGCCACCTGGAGCCCGAGCGCTACCGCAAGGGCCGCGCGGCCGCCGCCGACGACAGCGAGCTGGCCCAGCTGCGTACCGAGCTGCGCCAGCACCCCTGCCACGGCTGCGACGACCGGGAGAACCACGCCCGCTGGGCCGAGCGCTACCACCGCCTGCACCGCGACACCGAGGTGCTGGAACGCAAGATGCGCTCGCGCACCCACACCATCGCCCGCACCTTCGACCGGGTCTGCGCGCTGCTCACCGACCTCGGCTACCTGGTCGGCGACACCGTGACGCCTGAGGGCAAGCGGCTGGGCCGGCTCTACGGCGAGCTGGACCTGCTCGCCTCGGAGTGCATCCGCGAGGGGGTCTGGAAGGACCTGGCCGCCGCCGAACTCGCCGCCTGCGCCTCGGCGTTGGTCTACGAGTCCCGACAGGCCGACGACGCGGCCACGCCCCGGCTGCCGGAGGGCAACGCCAAGGACGCGCTGGGCCGGATGGTGCGGATCTGGGGCCACCTGGACGCCCTGGAGGAGCAGCACCGGATCAACACCAGTGAGGGCGTCGGCCAGCGCGAGCCCGACCTGGGCTTCGCCTGGGCCGCCTACCGCTGGGCGCTGGGTCACAACCTGGACGCGGTGCTGCGCGACGCCGACATGCCGGCCGGCGACTTCGTGCGCTGGACCAAGCAGTTGATCGACGTGCTCGGCCAGATCCAGGACGCGGCCGGCGAGGACGCCCAGCTGCGCACCACCGCGCGCAAGGCGGTGGACGCGCTGCGGCGCGGGATCATCGCGTACTCGTCGGTGGGCTGA
- a CDS encoding ABC transporter permease, with translation MIAFLLRRLLGIAGTLLVICAVTFTIFYLLPSDPAVQFCGKDCAPDQIALVRKQMGLDAPLIVQFGRYVLAIFAGRTMGTGQYAVHCGFPCFGYSFQSGRPVWDLMMDRLPTSFSLAIGAAACWLLLGLGAGVVSALRKNTWVDRTVMVATIGAAAVPVYFTAMILLYVVVTVLGLMPYPRYVNFGDDPVGWAQNLLLPWITLALATAAMYARMTRSSVIETLAEPYVRTARAKGLRERRVVGKHGLRPALTAVATMLGMDLGSLLAGAMITESLFGLPGVGKLFADSLNKSDQPVVMGITLLASFFIVTSNLVVDLLYAWIDPRARLS, from the coding sequence ATGATCGCGTTCCTGCTCCGCCGACTGCTCGGCATCGCCGGCACCCTGCTGGTGATCTGCGCGGTCACCTTCACCATCTTCTACCTGTTGCCGAGTGATCCGGCCGTGCAGTTCTGCGGCAAGGACTGCGCGCCCGACCAGATCGCGCTGGTCCGCAAGCAGATGGGTCTGGACGCGCCGCTGATCGTCCAGTTCGGCCGCTACGTGTTGGCGATCTTCGCCGGGCGCACGATGGGCACCGGGCAGTACGCGGTGCACTGCGGCTTCCCCTGCTTCGGCTACTCGTTCCAGAGCGGCCGCCCGGTCTGGGACCTGATGATGGACCGGCTGCCGACCAGCTTCTCGCTGGCGATCGGCGCGGCCGCTTGCTGGCTGCTGCTGGGCCTGGGCGCCGGCGTCGTCTCGGCGCTGCGCAAGAACACCTGGGTGGACCGCACGGTGATGGTCGCCACCATCGGCGCGGCCGCGGTGCCGGTCTACTTCACCGCGATGATCCTGCTCTACGTGGTGGTCACGGTCCTTGGCCTGATGCCGTATCCACGCTACGTCAACTTCGGTGACGATCCGGTTGGTTGGGCGCAGAACCTGCTGCTGCCGTGGATCACGCTGGCGCTCGCGACGGCCGCCATGTACGCCCGGATGACCCGCAGTTCGGTGATCGAGACGCTGGCCGAGCCGTATGTGCGCACCGCGCGGGCCAAGGGGCTGCGCGAGCGCAGGGTGGTCGGCAAGCACGGGCTGCGCCCGGCGCTGACGGCGGTGGCCACCATGCTCGGCATGGACCTGGGCAGCCTGCTGGCCGGCGCGATGATCACCGAGTCGCTCTTCGGACTGCCGGGCGTCGGCAAGCTGTTCGCCGACTCGCTCAACAAGTCCGACCAGCCGGTGGTGATGGGCATCACGCTGCTGGCCTCCTTCTTCATCGTCACCTCCAATCTGGTCGTGGACCTGCTCTACGCCTGGATCGACCCGAGAGCGAGGCTTTCGTGA
- a CDS encoding glycoside hydrolase family 36 protein, translated as MSPLSWDGSAPPSGRSECTRQIATGIPGLSLRATAIGAHAVDVRVTGGDRRLLVEAVPLEPEAVHGAPMRVRVEWRLPCTGATALWTPVTGARWLPPSWRAPRTASLPAGAPVGSLVGAGDAALCTFAAGELVGPVSIGEGVVEESGEFAWWVEHEAGEPLRLRLDLTNRHFAETIQEMAHWWASLVEPARVPAAAFEPVFCTWYASHLEITAERVERLGELAAQLGFTAMLVDDGWQTEETSRSYATTGDWQPAAGPFADFADHVERVRTLGLRYLLWCALPFAGDRSAAGRRFAGQLLARLPELETAVLDPADPAVRAHLVERLSSLVERYGVDGLKIDFIDTFARHATDQRAVAEGVRALLVELDARLRASLPEVLVEHRQPYLGPGLWPYATMLRATDCPHSAAENRQRTTDLRLTAGPLAVHADPLTWHPQESPIEIAVLLQSVLFATAQVSVDLTGQRPEQLGALRFWLAVMREHVELLQRGAFRPHRPELGYPLLEAWCGTARAFGRYAPLPLRVEEPWELLLVANADPDTLVRIEFAAEPGRLAVLVQDCQGATWAETAAELTDRQFAVRVPRGGLLTLRRAQ; from the coding sequence GTGTCCCCTCTGAGTTGGGACGGCAGCGCGCCGCCCTCGGGCCGCAGCGAGTGCACCCGGCAGATCGCCACCGGGATCCCGGGCCTGAGCCTGCGGGCCACCGCGATCGGCGCGCACGCCGTGGACGTGCGGGTCACCGGTGGTGACCGGCGGCTGCTCGTCGAGGCGGTTCCGCTGGAACCGGAGGCCGTGCACGGCGCCCCGATGCGGGTGCGGGTGGAGTGGCGGCTGCCGTGCACCGGGGCCACCGCGCTGTGGACCCCGGTCACCGGCGCGCGCTGGCTGCCGCCCTCCTGGCGCGCCCCGCGCACCGCTTCGCTGCCCGCGGGCGCTCCGGTCGGCAGCCTGGTGGGCGCCGGGGACGCGGCGCTGTGCACCTTCGCGGCCGGTGAGTTGGTCGGGCCGGTGAGCATCGGTGAGGGCGTGGTGGAGGAGAGTGGCGAGTTCGCCTGGTGGGTCGAGCACGAGGCAGGTGAGCCACTGCGCCTGCGACTGGATCTGACGAATCGTCACTTCGCTGAGACGATCCAGGAGATGGCGCACTGGTGGGCCTCTCTGGTGGAGCCGGCGCGGGTGCCGGCGGCGGCCTTCGAGCCGGTCTTCTGCACCTGGTACGCCAGTCACCTGGAGATCACCGCCGAGCGGGTCGAGCGGCTTGGCGAACTGGCGGCCCAACTGGGCTTCACCGCCATGCTGGTGGACGACGGATGGCAGACCGAGGAGACCTCCCGGTCGTACGCCACCACGGGTGACTGGCAGCCGGCCGCGGGCCCGTTCGCGGACTTCGCCGACCACGTCGAGCGAGTGCGGACGCTGGGCCTGCGCTACCTGCTGTGGTGCGCGCTGCCGTTCGCCGGGGACCGCAGCGCGGCCGGCCGCCGCTTCGCCGGGCAACTGCTCGCCCGGCTGCCGGAGTTGGAGACGGCGGTGCTCGACCCGGCCGACCCGGCGGTGCGGGCCCACCTGGTGGAGCGGCTGAGCTCGCTCGTCGAGCGGTACGGGGTGGACGGCCTGAAGATCGACTTCATCGACACCTTCGCCCGGCACGCCACCGACCAGAGGGCCGTGGCCGAGGGCGTCCGGGCGCTGCTCGTCGAACTGGACGCCAGGCTGCGCGCGAGTCTGCCCGAGGTGCTGGTCGAGCACCGCCAGCCGTACCTGGGGCCCGGACTGTGGCCGTACGCGACCATGCTGCGCGCCACCGACTGTCCGCACAGCGCCGCCGAGAACCGCCAGCGCACCACCGACCTGCGGCTGACGGCGGGCCCGCTCGCCGTCCACGCCGATCCGCTGACCTGGCACCCGCAGGAGTCGCCGATCGAGATCGCGGTGCTGCTCCAGTCGGTGCTCTTCGCCACCGCGCAGGTCTCGGTGGACCTCACCGGCCAGCGACCGGAGCAACTGGGCGCACTGCGCTTCTGGTTGGCCGTCATGCGCGAGCACGTCGAGCTGCTGCAGCGCGGTGCGTTCCGCCCGCACCGCCCCGAGCTCGGCTACCCCCTGCTGGAGGCGTGGTGCGGCACGGCCCGCGCGTTCGGGCGCTACGCACCGCTGCCGTTGCGGGTCGAGGAGCCGTGGGAGCTGCTGTTGGTGGCCAACGCCGACCCGGACACCCTGGTCAGGATCGAGTTCGCCGCCGAGCCCGGACGCCTGGCCGTGCTGGTCCAGGACTGCCAGGGCGCGACCTGGGCCGAGACCGCAGCGGAACTGACTGACCGTCAGTTTGCTGTCCGGGTGCCGCGCGGGGGTCTGTTGACCCTGCGCCGGGCGCAGTAG
- a CDS encoding ABC transporter ATP-binding protein — translation MTSPVLKVHELGMTFPGAREGLRRRSGVKAVDGVSFEVRAGETLGLVGESGCGKSTTGRLLVRLLDPTVGRIDFRGQDITRLGQRELRPLRSELQIIFQDPFASLNPRRTVRQIIAAPLRAQGVSGEQLRREVRELVQLVGLAPEHLERYPYQFSGGQAQRIGIARALATRPALVVADEPVSALDVSIQAQIVGLLERLQRELGVAYLFIAHDLAVVKHLSHRVAVMYLGRIVEIGDKEQVYGAPAHPYTKALLSAVPLPDPAAERARERIVLLGDPPSPADPPTGCTFHPRCAKAQQICRSQAPLLTINGPGQRQVACHFPEA, via the coding sequence ATGACGAGTCCCGTACTGAAGGTGCACGAGCTGGGGATGACCTTCCCCGGCGCCCGTGAGGGGCTGCGCCGGCGCTCCGGGGTCAAGGCCGTGGACGGGGTCAGCTTCGAGGTGCGGGCCGGTGAGACGCTCGGGTTGGTCGGCGAGTCCGGCTGCGGCAAGTCCACCACCGGGCGGCTGCTGGTGCGGCTGCTGGATCCCACGGTCGGCCGCATCGACTTCCGCGGTCAGGACATCACCCGGCTGGGCCAGCGTGAACTTCGGCCGCTGCGCAGCGAGTTGCAGATCATCTTCCAGGACCCGTTCGCCTCGCTGAACCCGCGGCGGACCGTGCGGCAGATCATCGCCGCGCCGCTGCGGGCGCAAGGGGTTTCCGGGGAGCAGCTGCGGCGTGAGGTGCGGGAGTTGGTCCAACTGGTGGGTCTGGCCCCCGAGCACCTGGAGCGCTATCCGTACCAGTTCTCCGGTGGCCAGGCCCAGCGGATCGGGATCGCCCGGGCGCTGGCCACCCGGCCGGCGCTGGTGGTCGCCGATGAGCCGGTCTCGGCGCTGGACGTCTCGATCCAGGCCCAGATCGTCGGCCTGCTGGAGCGGCTGCAGCGCGAACTGGGCGTCGCCTACCTCTTCATCGCCCACGACCTGGCGGTGGTCAAGCACCTCAGCCACCGGGTGGCGGTGATGTACCTGGGCCGGATCGTGGAGATCGGCGACAAGGAGCAGGTGTACGGCGCGCCCGCGCACCCGTACACCAAGGCGTTGCTCTCCGCGGTGCCGCTGCCCGACCCGGCGGCCGAGCGGGCCAGGGAGCGGATCGTGCTGCTCGGCGACCCGCCGAGCCCGGCCGACCCACCCACCGGCTGCACCTTCCACCCCCGCTGCGCCAAGGCGCAGCAGATCTGTCGCAGCCAGGCGCCACTGCTGACGATCAACGGTCCCGGGCAGCGGCAGGTCGCCTGCCACTTCCCGGAAGCCTGA